From the Burkholderia mayonis genome, one window contains:
- a CDS encoding phosphodiester glycosidase family protein, which translates to MRTTKSIRIFAARLLPVVALTLTLASCGGDDLTPAAQRWAMPANEMPLGPQGLAQGVSSQSVATGVTYYQIKRGAPSAADFWTVNIGFYATQAATQTDAANLAAAGFTARVDASAGTDLQGNVLGYWLSVGRYAAQADATAAAVQIAQATQNRYKPGTRHTSLAGNPTTGPWIVNVLAIDPSRAGAALSVALPGGNDLGAGGETVSAAQARVNALAGINGGFFTNINPFGAPLPPRSPVGATVVDGRLAAAAIGKRPGLLLARDANGRQRATIVRNLATTITLTDAQGSAIAVQTLNRPILGAVVNCGVQAQTPTREPAQDTVCTNYDDLVMYDALYLRGGASNTLVDAGYQGARYELVVDANGAVVSGHATLGAAPPPNGYVLQGLGASAAWLQAHATPGTRLAVSQRLSANGADLALASGTSLVEAGPTLSVSNLAQSAAQEGFAPTVGGVDAGEGGTANGNWYNGWYVARNGRTAVGVAADGTILLVEIDGRQPALSVGTSIPETAAVMAWLGATSAVNLDGGGSSNMVIGGKTVGHPSDTTGERGVGDTLMLLPS; encoded by the coding sequence GTGCGGACAACGAAATCAATCAGAATCTTCGCGGCACGTCTGCTGCCCGTCGTCGCGTTGACGCTCACGCTCGCGAGCTGCGGCGGGGACGATCTGACGCCGGCTGCGCAGCGCTGGGCAATGCCCGCGAACGAGATGCCGCTCGGTCCGCAAGGCCTTGCGCAGGGCGTGTCGTCGCAGTCCGTCGCGACGGGCGTCACTTATTACCAGATCAAGCGCGGCGCACCGAGCGCGGCCGACTTCTGGACTGTCAACATCGGCTTCTATGCGACGCAGGCCGCGACGCAAACCGATGCGGCGAATCTCGCCGCCGCCGGCTTCACGGCGCGCGTCGACGCGTCGGCGGGCACCGACCTGCAGGGCAACGTGCTCGGCTACTGGCTGTCGGTCGGCCGCTACGCGGCGCAGGCCGACGCGACGGCGGCGGCCGTGCAGATCGCGCAGGCGACGCAGAATCGCTACAAGCCCGGCACGCGGCATACGTCGCTCGCCGGCAATCCGACGACGGGGCCATGGATCGTCAACGTGCTCGCGATCGATCCGTCGCGGGCCGGCGCGGCGTTGTCGGTCGCGCTGCCGGGCGGCAACGATCTCGGCGCGGGCGGCGAGACGGTATCGGCGGCGCAGGCGCGCGTCAACGCGCTCGCCGGCATCAACGGCGGCTTCTTCACGAACATCAATCCGTTCGGCGCGCCGCTGCCGCCGCGATCGCCCGTCGGCGCGACGGTCGTCGACGGACGCCTTGCCGCCGCGGCGATCGGCAAGCGTCCCGGCCTGCTGCTCGCGCGCGACGCGAACGGCCGCCAGCGCGCGACGATCGTGCGCAACCTCGCGACGACGATCACGCTGACCGACGCACAGGGCAGCGCGATCGCGGTCCAGACGCTGAACCGGCCGATCCTCGGCGCGGTCGTCAATTGCGGCGTGCAGGCGCAGACGCCGACGCGCGAGCCGGCGCAGGACACGGTCTGCACGAACTACGACGACCTGGTGATGTACGACGCGCTATATCTGCGCGGCGGCGCGTCGAACACGCTCGTCGACGCCGGCTATCAGGGCGCGCGCTACGAGCTCGTGGTCGATGCGAACGGCGCGGTGGTGTCGGGCCACGCGACGCTCGGCGCGGCGCCGCCGCCGAACGGCTACGTGCTGCAGGGGCTCGGCGCGAGCGCCGCGTGGCTGCAGGCGCACGCGACGCCCGGCACGCGCCTTGCCGTATCGCAACGGCTGTCGGCGAACGGCGCGGACCTGGCGCTCGCATCGGGCACGTCGCTCGTCGAGGCGGGGCCGACGCTATCGGTATCGAATCTCGCGCAGAGCGCCGCGCAGGAGGGATTCGCGCCGACGGTGGGCGGCGTCGACGCAGGCGAAGGCGGCACCGCGAACGGCAACTGGTACAACGGCTGGTATGTTGCGCGCAACGGGCGCACGGCGGTCGGCGTCGCGGCCGACGGCACGATCCTGCTCGTCGAGATCGACGGCCGGCAGCCGGCGCTGAGCGTCGGCACGAGCATTCCGGAGACGGCGGCGGTGATGGCGTGGCTCGGCGCGACGTCCGCAGTCAATCTCGACGGCGGCGGCTCGAGCAACATGGTGATTGGCGGAAAGACGGTCGGACATCCGTCCGACACGACGGGCGAGCGAGGCGTTGGCGACACACTGATGCTGTTGCCGAGCTGA
- a CDS encoding peptide MFS transporter, translated as MNTRVSQTRSFTTVFLIEMWERFGYYGMAALLVLFMVDKLGFTDGHANLTWGAFTALVYASPSIGGWIGDKVLGARRSMIAGAFVLCAGYLMLAIPNDHLAFMYASLGVIVVGNGLFKSNAANLVRRIYEGDDARIDSAFTIYYMAVNIGSTASMLATPWIKDHWGWHAAFAVCCAGMALGILNFVLMHRTLAHIGSQPDAERVHWRRLAAVAAGGVALGLVTMYVLGHKQLAVASVWTAAFAILAIFVYMIVKSNRSERAGLIAALLLIAQVILFFVFYVQMSTSLTLFALRNVDPRFILFGTTLFTWSAAQFQALNPIWIMLLSPLLVVIYNGLAKRGRDLPVAGKYALGFGVVALGYLAFAMSGRFAVDGRVSSWFMVAGYGFYSLGELLVSGLGLAMIARYVPARMGGFMMGAYFVATGVSQYLGSVIANFAQMPSHDLPATASLPLYIKLFTGLGWLAAGGMAIGLLLLPLMNKLSREHLRCEAERRDAQAVAAH; from the coding sequence ATGAATACTCGCGTGTCGCAGACCCGCTCGTTTACCACGGTCTTTCTGATCGAAATGTGGGAACGTTTCGGCTATTACGGGATGGCGGCCCTGCTCGTCCTCTTCATGGTCGACAAGCTCGGCTTCACCGACGGCCATGCGAACCTGACCTGGGGCGCGTTCACCGCGCTCGTCTACGCGTCGCCGTCGATCGGCGGCTGGATCGGCGACAAGGTGCTCGGCGCGCGCCGCTCGATGATCGCCGGCGCGTTCGTGCTGTGCGCAGGCTACCTGATGCTTGCGATTCCGAACGATCATCTCGCGTTCATGTATGCGTCGCTCGGCGTGATCGTCGTCGGCAACGGGCTCTTCAAGTCGAACGCCGCGAACCTCGTACGCCGCATCTATGAAGGCGACGACGCACGAATCGACAGCGCGTTCACGATCTACTACATGGCGGTCAACATCGGCTCCACCGCGTCGATGCTCGCGACGCCGTGGATCAAGGATCACTGGGGCTGGCACGCGGCGTTCGCCGTCTGCTGCGCCGGGATGGCGCTCGGCATCCTCAACTTCGTGCTGATGCATCGCACGCTCGCGCACATCGGCTCGCAGCCCGACGCGGAGCGCGTCCACTGGCGGCGCCTCGCGGCGGTCGCGGCGGGCGGCGTCGCGCTCGGCCTCGTCACGATGTACGTGCTGGGCCACAAGCAGCTCGCGGTCGCGAGCGTGTGGACCGCCGCATTCGCGATCCTCGCGATCTTCGTGTACATGATCGTGAAGTCGAACCGCTCCGAGCGCGCGGGCCTCATCGCCGCGCTGCTGCTGATCGCGCAGGTGATCCTGTTCTTCGTCTTCTATGTGCAGATGTCGACGTCGCTTACGCTGTTCGCGCTGCGCAACGTCGATCCGCGTTTCATCCTGTTCGGCACGACGCTCTTCACGTGGAGCGCCGCGCAGTTCCAGGCGCTCAATCCGATCTGGATCATGCTGCTCAGCCCCTTGCTCGTCGTGATCTACAACGGTCTCGCGAAGCGCGGCCGCGATCTGCCCGTCGCCGGGAAGTACGCGCTCGGCTTCGGCGTCGTCGCGCTCGGCTACCTGGCGTTCGCGATGAGCGGACGCTTCGCGGTCGACGGCCGCGTGTCGTCGTGGTTCATGGTGGCGGGCTACGGCTTCTACTCGCTCGGCGAACTGCTCGTGAGCGGCCTCGGCCTCGCGATGATCGCGCGCTACGTGCCGGCCCGGATGGGCGGCTTCATGATGGGCGCGTACTTCGTCGCGACGGGCGTATCGCAATATCTCGGCAGCGTCATCGCGAACTTCGCGCAGATGCCGTCGCACGATCTCCCCGCGACCGCGTCGCTGCCGCTCTACATCAAGCTGTTCACGGGCCTCGGCTGGCTCGCAGCGGGCGGCATGGCGATCGGCCTGCTGCTACTGCCGCTGATGAACAAGCTGTCGCGCGAGCATCTTCGCTGCGAAGCGGAGCGCCGCGACGCGCAGGCGGTCGCCGCGCACTAG
- a CDS encoding cupin domain-containing protein, giving the protein MVPSTENTRPANVGIALGSKIRALRQRLKRTLDETATAAGISKPFLSQVERGLASPSITSLAGIAHALGVTVQYFVETPSEERSVCRGDQLRFFSFADSANLFARMTNVMEGRQLEAILVRMPPGQKRSEVTTHAGEEFLYVIEGEVSLTLEGKTFVLYAGDSAHYQSTVPHSWVNTAKIESVVVWVGTPRLF; this is encoded by the coding sequence ATGGTTCCTTCCACTGAAAACACGCGGCCTGCCAATGTCGGCATCGCGCTCGGCAGCAAGATTCGGGCGCTGCGGCAGCGGTTGAAGCGCACGCTCGACGAAACAGCGACCGCAGCGGGCATTTCCAAGCCGTTTTTGTCGCAGGTCGAACGCGGGCTCGCGTCGCCGTCTATCACGTCGCTGGCCGGCATCGCGCATGCACTGGGTGTCACGGTGCAGTATTTCGTCGAGACGCCGAGCGAAGAGCGTTCGGTTTGCCGCGGGGATCAGTTGCGCTTCTTCAGCTTCGCCGATTCGGCGAATCTGTTCGCGCGGATGACGAACGTGATGGAAGGGCGTCAGCTCGAGGCGATTCTCGTGCGGATGCCGCCGGGGCAGAAGCGGTCCGAGGTCACGACGCATGCAGGCGAGGAATTCCTGTATGTGATCGAAGGTGAAGTGTCGTTGACGCTGGAGGGCAAGACGTTCGTCCTGTACGCCGGCGACAGCGCGCATTACCAGTCGACAGTTCCGCATAGCTGGGTCAACACCGCGAAGATCGAGTCGGTGGTGGTCTGGGTCGGGACACCGAGGTTGTTCTAA
- a CDS encoding peptide ABC transporter substrate-binding protein: MKHTHAFAAVLAALALTTAQFASAVSVPSNVVLADQQDLTRQVPAEVESLDPAYIESWTANTIGLDLFEGLARIAADGSVVPGVAQSWEHKAPDTWIFKLRRDAKWSNGQPVTAADFVYSWQRLADPKTSSKYTILVEFVKNASAIIAGKQPPTNLGIRAVDPYTVEVKTEVPVSYFPELTAMAPLAPVNKDTVTKFGGAWTQPKNIVSNGPYTLVDWQPNNRIVMAKSDKYWNARNVVIRKVTYLPIENDETALRMYQAGQIDYTYSIPAGAFGQVSKQFGKELRPGLQLATYYYYLKNSAPALKDKRVREALAMVLDREILTSKITQAGEVPMYGLMPKGVKGVQRPFTPDWASWPMGKRVEYAKNLLKQAGYGDSNPLTFTLTYNTNDLHKKVALFAASEWRTKLGVTAKLENVEFKVLMKQRHDGKVQVARDGWFADYNDAMTFFDLIRCGSPQNTVGYCNPKVDALVAEANQKLDEGSRTTLLTQAHDLAMSDYPMVSLFQYSADRLVKPYVAGYTLTNYIDMRASQDMYLTKH, from the coding sequence ATGAAACACACGCATGCCTTCGCGGCCGTGCTGGCCGCGCTCGCCCTGACCACGGCGCAGTTCGCCTCGGCCGTCTCCGTTCCCTCGAATGTCGTTCTTGCCGATCAGCAGGATCTGACGCGGCAAGTGCCCGCCGAAGTCGAATCGCTCGATCCCGCGTACATCGAATCCTGGACCGCCAATACGATCGGTTTGGATCTGTTCGAAGGGCTCGCGCGCATCGCCGCGGACGGGAGCGTGGTGCCGGGTGTCGCGCAGTCGTGGGAGCACAAGGCGCCGGATACGTGGATCTTCAAGCTGCGCCGCGACGCGAAGTGGAGCAACGGCCAGCCGGTGACCGCCGCCGATTTCGTGTATTCATGGCAGCGCCTCGCCGATCCGAAGACGAGCTCGAAATACACGATTCTCGTCGAGTTCGTGAAGAACGCGTCGGCGATCATCGCGGGCAAGCAGCCGCCGACGAATCTCGGCATTCGCGCGGTCGACCCGTACACGGTCGAAGTGAAGACCGAGGTGCCGGTATCGTACTTCCCGGAGCTGACCGCGATGGCGCCGCTTGCGCCCGTCAACAAGGACACGGTGACGAAGTTCGGCGGCGCATGGACGCAGCCGAAGAACATCGTGAGCAATGGACCGTACACGCTCGTCGACTGGCAGCCGAACAACCGCATCGTGATGGCGAAGAGCGACAAATACTGGAACGCGCGCAACGTCGTGATCCGCAAGGTCACCTATCTGCCGATCGAGAACGACGAGACCGCGCTACGGATGTACCAGGCGGGTCAGATCGATTACACGTATTCGATTCCCGCGGGCGCCTTCGGCCAGGTCAGCAAGCAGTTCGGCAAGGAGCTGCGGCCGGGGTTGCAGCTTGCGACGTACTACTACTACCTGAAGAACAGCGCCCCGGCGCTGAAGGACAAGCGCGTGCGGGAGGCGCTTGCGATGGTGCTCGATCGCGAGATCCTGACGTCGAAGATCACGCAGGCGGGCGAAGTGCCGATGTACGGGCTGATGCCGAAAGGCGTGAAGGGCGTGCAGCGGCCGTTCACGCCGGACTGGGCGTCGTGGCCGATGGGCAAGCGCGTCGAGTATGCGAAGAACCTGCTGAAGCAGGCGGGCTACGGCGACTCGAATCCGCTCACGTTCACGCTGACCTACAACACGAACGACCTGCACAAGAAGGTCGCGCTCTTCGCGGCATCCGAATGGCGCACGAAGCTCGGCGTGACGGCGAAGCTCGAGAACGTCGAGTTCAAGGTGCTGATGAAGCAACGTCATGACGGCAAGGTGCAGGTCGCGCGCGACGGCTGGTTCGCCGACTACAACGACGCGATGACGTTCTTCGACCTGATCCGCTGCGGCAGCCCGCAGAACACGGTCGGCTATTGCAATCCGAAGGTCGACGCGCTCGTCGCCGAAGCGAACCAGAAGCTCGACGAGGGCTCGCGCACGACGCTCCTCACGCAGGCGCACGATCTCGCGATGAGCGACTATCCGATGGTGTCGCTCTTCCAGTATTCGGCGGACCGTCTCGTGAAGCCGTATGTCGCCGGCTACACGCTGACGAACTACATCGACATGCGCGCGTCGCAGGACATGTATCTGACCAAGCACTGA
- a CDS encoding ABC transporter permease subunit, whose translation MLAYALRRTLWAVPTILAVITVCYLLLHFTPGGPFDSEKQLSAATLANLNAKYHLDEPLWKQYLLYLGSLLHGDLGPSFRYTDWTVNDLVRKALPVSLGVGGVSIPLSIVLGVLLGTIAAVRRDSIVDRVVMLIGNFGNVIPPFVLGPVLVLIFAILMKTSEGAGWLPAGGWGDGGWRYRVLPVALLTLINVSLLARVMRGSMIETLSSNFIRTARAKGLPGRTIVMRHALKPALMPVVSLFGTVCISSITAAVVTESVFALPGLGQLVVNGAINRDYTLVLGLVVLTTVCAVLFNLLVDLAYAWLDPRIRY comes from the coding sequence ATGCTGGCCTATGCATTGCGGCGCACGCTTTGGGCGGTGCCGACGATTCTCGCCGTCATCACCGTCTGCTATCTGCTGCTGCACTTCACGCCCGGCGGGCCGTTCGACAGCGAGAAGCAGCTGTCCGCCGCGACGCTCGCGAACCTGAACGCGAAGTACCACCTCGACGAGCCGCTGTGGAAGCAGTACTTGCTGTATCTCGGCTCGCTGCTGCACGGCGATCTCGGTCCGTCGTTCCGTTATACGGACTGGACCGTCAACGATCTCGTGCGCAAGGCGCTGCCCGTGAGTCTCGGCGTCGGCGGCGTGTCGATTCCGCTGTCGATCGTGCTCGGCGTGCTGCTCGGCACGATCGCGGCCGTGCGGCGCGACAGCATCGTCGATCGCGTCGTGATGCTGATCGGCAACTTCGGCAACGTGATTCCGCCGTTCGTGCTCGGCCCCGTGCTCGTGCTGATCTTCGCGATCCTGATGAAGACGTCCGAGGGCGCCGGCTGGCTGCCCGCAGGCGGCTGGGGTGACGGCGGCTGGCGCTATCGCGTGCTGCCCGTCGCGCTGCTCACGCTGATCAACGTGTCGTTGCTCGCGCGCGTGATGCGCGGGTCGATGATCGAGACGCTGTCGAGCAACTTCATCCGCACCGCGCGCGCGAAAGGCCTGCCCGGCCGCACGATCGTGATGCGCCATGCGCTGAAGCCCGCGCTGATGCCTGTCGTGTCGCTGTTCGGCACGGTCTGCATCTCGTCCATCACCGCAGCCGTCGTGACGGAATCGGTGTTCGCGCTGCCGGGCCTCGGACAGCTCGTCGTCAACGGCGCGATCAATCGCGACTACACGCTCGTACTCGGTCTCGTCGTGCTGACGACCGTCTGCGCGGTGCTGTTCAACCTGCTGGTCGACCTCGCATACGCGTGGCTCGATCCGCGCATCCGTTATTGA
- a CDS encoding ABC transporter permease, translating to MTPVSPSIELSQPADAPLRSRTPLELAARRFVRNRAALASLAVLVLIALACFVGPLLSPNDPATSDWSSISLAPRLANMHWFGTDELGRDLLVRTLVGGRVSLEVGLLGTFVSGLFGVAWGAIAGFAGGRVDATMMRIVDMMYAIPYLLIAILMMTLFGRSFILVVLTISAFSWLDMARVVRGQTLSLRTREFVDAARAIGVAPATIVRRHIVPNLLGVVVVYATVSVPTIVLTESVLSFLGLGVQEPMTSWGVLIQDGAQKLEAMPWLLLAPAVMLCVTLYCVNFVGDGLRDALDPKDR from the coding sequence ATGACGCCTGTTTCTCCTTCGATCGAGCTGTCGCAGCCGGCCGATGCGCCGCTGCGCTCGCGCACGCCGCTCGAGCTTGCCGCACGGCGCTTCGTGCGCAACCGCGCTGCGCTCGCGAGCCTCGCCGTGCTCGTGCTGATCGCGCTCGCGTGCTTCGTCGGGCCGCTTCTTTCTCCTAACGATCCGGCCACGAGTGACTGGTCGTCGATCAGCCTTGCGCCGAGACTCGCGAACATGCACTGGTTCGGCACCGACGAGCTCGGCCGCGATCTGCTCGTGCGCACGCTGGTCGGCGGGCGCGTGTCGCTCGAAGTCGGCCTGCTCGGCACGTTCGTGTCGGGACTCTTCGGCGTTGCGTGGGGCGCAATCGCGGGCTTCGCCGGCGGACGCGTCGACGCGACGATGATGCGAATCGTCGACATGATGTATGCGATTCCGTATCTGCTGATCGCGATCCTGATGATGACGCTGTTCGGCCGCTCGTTCATCCTTGTCGTGCTGACGATCAGCGCGTTCTCGTGGCTCGACATGGCGCGCGTCGTGCGCGGCCAGACGCTGTCGCTGCGCACGCGCGAGTTCGTCGACGCGGCGCGCGCGATCGGCGTCGCGCCCGCGACCATCGTCCGGCGCCACATCGTGCCGAATCTGCTCGGCGTCGTGGTCGTCTACGCGACCGTCAGCGTGCCGACGATCGTGCTGACCGAATCGGTGCTGTCGTTCCTCGGACTCGGTGTGCAGGAGCCGATGACGAGCTGGGGCGTCCTGATCCAGGACGGCGCGCAGAAGCTCGAGGCGATGCCGTGGCTGCTCCTCGCGCCCGCGGTGATGCTGTGCGTGACGCTCTACTGCGTGAACTTCGTCGGCGACGGTCTGCGCGACGCACTCGACCCGAAGGACCGCTGA
- a CDS encoding ABC transporter ATP-binding protein, producing the protein MALLEVKNLGVRFTRREGEPVDAVSGVSFSLEAGKTLGIVGESGSGKSQTVMALLGLLAGNGSTSGEALFDGENLLDMSMRQLNEVRGNRIGMIFQDPMTSLNPFLTIERQMTESLQLHRKMSRKDAIRRAIEALEAVRIPDAARRIRMYPHEFSGGMRQRVMIAMALLLEPEILIADEPTTALDVTVQAQIIELLRELNREHGTSIVLITHDMGVVAGLADDVMVMYAGRTVEYASADAIFAAPSHPYTIGLLNALPRLDAPDDTPLVAIPGNPPLPGQGMLGCAFAKRCSHASDRCGAERPELIAYSDTGAVRACHRPIAEIMGGLR; encoded by the coding sequence ATGGCGCTACTCGAAGTCAAGAATCTCGGTGTGCGCTTCACGCGCCGGGAAGGCGAGCCGGTCGATGCGGTGTCGGGAGTGTCGTTCTCGCTCGAAGCGGGCAAGACGCTCGGCATCGTCGGCGAATCGGGCTCCGGCAAGAGCCAGACGGTGATGGCGCTGCTGGGCCTGCTCGCGGGCAACGGCTCGACGTCAGGCGAAGCGCTGTTCGACGGCGAGAATCTGCTCGACATGAGCATGCGGCAGTTGAACGAAGTGCGCGGCAACCGGATCGGGATGATCTTCCAGGATCCGATGACGTCGCTCAATCCGTTCCTGACGATCGAGCGGCAGATGACGGAGAGCCTGCAACTGCATCGGAAGATGTCGCGCAAGGATGCGATCAGGCGCGCGATCGAAGCGCTCGAAGCGGTCAGGATTCCTGACGCCGCGCGCCGGATCCGGATGTACCCGCACGAGTTCTCGGGCGGCATGCGTCAGCGCGTGATGATCGCGATGGCGCTGCTGCTCGAGCCCGAGATCCTGATCGCCGACGAGCCGACGACCGCGCTCGACGTCACCGTGCAGGCGCAGATCATCGAGCTGCTGCGCGAGCTGAACCGCGAGCACGGCACGTCGATCGTGCTGATCACGCACGACATGGGCGTCGTTGCGGGGCTCGCGGACGACGTGATGGTGATGTATGCGGGCCGTACGGTCGAATACGCGAGCGCCGACGCGATCTTCGCCGCGCCGTCGCATCCGTACACGATCGGCCTGCTGAACGCGCTGCCGCGACTCGACGCGCCCGACGACACGCCGCTTGTCGCGATTCCCGGCAACCCGCCGCTACCCGGCCAAGGCATGCTCGGCTGCGCGTTCGCGAAGCGCTGTTCGCATGCATCGGATCGGTGCGGCGCCGAGCGCCCCGAGCTGATCGCCTATTCGGACACGGGCGCCGTGCGCGCGTGTCATCGGCCCATTGCGGAAATCATGGGAGGGCTGCGATGA
- a CDS encoding ABC transporter ATP-binding protein, producing the protein MSAATDLVSSVSSFVSASPDAPSGVGTSSSGAPDAVARGNDTSHDAEALLSVRDLKVHFRVPLGGYPWSPKGTLRAVDGVSFDVKRGETVGLVGESGCGKSTLARALIGLAPVTAGTVQWRGEPIVSGARRDARKIRREMQMIFQDPLASLDPRMTIEQVVAEPLVTHRPGIGREEVRRRVLTMLERVGLNVHHLLRYPHEFSGGQCQRVGIARALIAEPHLVICDEPVSALDVSIQAQIVNLLRDLQRELSLSYLFVAHDLAVVKAISQRVLVMYLGRVMEFGTRRDVYGAPQHPYTRALLAAAPTPEPARERARRPLLLASEMPSPLDPPSGCAFRTRCPDAIDACAREVPQPEVRGGSAARVACIRAGVAGAQR; encoded by the coding sequence ATGAGCGCCGCGACCGATCTCGTTTCTTCTGTTTCCTCGTTCGTTTCCGCTTCGCCGGACGCGCCGAGCGGCGTCGGAACCTCCAGTTCCGGCGCGCCGGACGCCGTTGCGCGAGGCAACGACACGTCGCACGACGCCGAAGCGCTGCTGTCGGTGCGCGATCTCAAGGTGCATTTCCGCGTGCCACTCGGCGGCTACCCGTGGTCGCCCAAGGGCACGCTGCGCGCGGTCGACGGCGTGTCGTTCGACGTGAAGCGCGGCGAGACCGTCGGGCTCGTCGGCGAATCGGGTTGCGGCAAGTCGACGCTCGCACGCGCGCTGATCGGCCTCGCGCCGGTCACGGCGGGCACCGTGCAATGGCGCGGCGAGCCGATCGTGAGCGGCGCGCGCCGCGACGCGCGCAAGATCCGCCGTGAGATGCAGATGATCTTTCAGGATCCGCTCGCGTCGCTCGATCCGCGGATGACGATCGAGCAGGTCGTCGCCGAGCCGCTCGTCACGCATCGGCCGGGCATCGGCCGCGAAGAAGTGCGCCGTCGCGTGCTGACGATGCTCGAGCGCGTCGGCCTGAACGTCCATCATCTGCTTCGTTATCCGCATGAATTTTCCGGCGGCCAGTGCCAGCGCGTCGGCATTGCGCGCGCGTTGATCGCCGAGCCGCATCTCGTGATCTGCGACGAGCCCGTGTCCGCGCTCGACGTGTCGATCCAGGCGCAGATCGTCAACTTGCTGCGCGATCTGCAGCGAGAGCTGTCGTTGTCCTATCTGTTCGTCGCGCACGATCTCGCGGTCGTCAAGGCGATCAGCCAGCGCGTGCTCGTGATGTATCTCGGCCGCGTGATGGAATTCGGCACGCGCCGCGACGTGTACGGCGCGCCTCAGCATCCGTACACGCGCGCGCTGCTCGCCGCCGCGCCGACGCCGGAGCCCGCGCGCGAGCGCGCGCGGCGGCCGCTGTTGCTCGCGAGCGAGATGCCGTCTCCGCTCGATCCGCCTTCGGGCTGCGCGTTCCGCACGCGGTGTCCGGACGCGATCGACGCCTGCGCGCGCGAGGTGCCGCAGCCCGAGGTGCGCGGCGGATCGGCCGCGCGCGTCGCTTGCATTCGGGCCGGCGTCGCAGGCGCGCAGCGCTGA
- a CDS encoding OprD family porin gives MTQHQSMKRVARAVLLAWGLPMLAGVSIAGAARADDAAPAAPARAAPAATLAQQATTPNAIINADATQEIMPPEPVSSQSTSKGFIADSHFDVLFRNYADVLDSKGGPHRHAWVQGVMANFESGYTGGLIGFGVDASIYAALKLDGGAGASNMVHIAKGGGGSNQFAWAFPGIYDVKARISNTVIKYGLQAVDNPFMEQHDNRALPPTFLGATIVSNEFKNVMLEAGSFTKTDARGYATLTNLTTQYGGTRVDRFTYLGGTWDYSSTGSASFYAGQADDVWRQYYGSVKQSYGSPQAIKWTGFGNFYSTHDTGDARQGKIDNNAYSLSLAAQHGPHELLLGYQQVLGDQFFDYLNETNGIFLVDSMDVDYNAPHEKSLQLRYTFYGKEAGLPGFKAMVWGVTGWGADGSAGAALDPTRSSIYWKDGAPVQGRHHEFGFIPSYTIQSGKFKDTKITFIAMWHVGSTHYSDSTNQEYRLVVNVPVKVF, from the coding sequence ATGACACAACATCAATCGATGAAGAGGGTCGCGCGAGCAGTCCTGCTCGCGTGGGGACTGCCGATGCTCGCCGGCGTGTCGATCGCAGGCGCGGCGCGTGCGGATGACGCGGCGCCGGCCGCGCCGGCCCGGGCGGCGCCCGCCGCGACGCTTGCGCAGCAGGCGACGACGCCGAACGCGATCATCAACGCCGACGCCACGCAGGAGATCATGCCGCCGGAGCCGGTGTCGAGCCAGTCGACGTCGAAGGGCTTCATTGCCGACAGTCATTTCGACGTGCTGTTCCGCAACTACGCGGACGTGCTCGATTCGAAGGGCGGACCGCATCGCCACGCGTGGGTCCAGGGTGTGATGGCGAACTTCGAGTCCGGCTATACGGGCGGGCTGATCGGCTTCGGCGTCGACGCGTCGATTTACGCCGCGCTGAAGCTCGACGGCGGCGCGGGCGCGAGCAACATGGTGCACATCGCGAAGGGCGGCGGCGGCTCGAACCAGTTCGCATGGGCGTTTCCCGGCATTTATGACGTGAAGGCGCGCATTTCGAACACGGTGATCAAGTACGGTCTGCAGGCGGTCGACAATCCGTTCATGGAGCAGCACGACAACCGCGCATTGCCGCCGACGTTCCTCGGCGCGACGATCGTCAGCAACGAATTCAAGAACGTGATGCTCGAAGCGGGCAGCTTCACGAAGACGGACGCGCGCGGCTACGCGACGCTCACGAACCTGACGACCCAATACGGCGGCACGCGCGTCGATCGCTTCACGTACCTGGGCGGCACCTGGGATTACTCGTCGACGGGCTCGGCGTCGTTCTACGCGGGTCAGGCCGACGACGTATGGCGTCAGTACTACGGCTCGGTCAAGCAGAGCTACGGCTCGCCGCAGGCGATCAAGTGGACGGGCTTCGGCAACTTCTATTCGACGCACGACACGGGCGACGCGCGCCAGGGCAAGATCGACAACAATGCGTACAGCTTGTCGCTCGCCGCGCAGCACGGTCCGCACGAGCTGCTGCTCGGCTATCAGCAGGTGCTCGGCGACCAATTCTTCGATTACCTGAACGAAACGAACGGCATCTTCCTCGTCGATTCGATGGATGTCGACTACAACGCGCCGCACGAAAAATCGCTGCAGTTGCGCTACACGTTCTACGGCAAGGAGGCGGGGCTGCCCGGCTTCAAGGCGATGGTGTGGGGCGTGACGGGCTGGGGCGCGGACGGCTCCGCGGGCGCGGCGCTCGATCCGACGCGCTCGAGCATCTACTGGAAGGACGGCGCGCCGGTGCAGGGCCGCCACCACGAGTTCGGCTTCATCCCGTCGTACACGATCCAGAGCGGCAAGTTCAAGGACACGAAGATCACGTTCATCGCGATGTGGCACGTCGGCTCGACGCACTACTCGGACAGCACCAACCAGGAATACCGGCTGGTCGTGAACGTGCCGGTGAAGGTGTTCTGA